In the genome of Eggerthella sp. YY7918, one region contains:
- a CDS encoding BTAD domain-containing putative transcriptional regulator has translation MPDFLTRAACRGRRPRHLVTHRHISRPHLVAKLLRERHVARFIVAPDGFGKSALSFEYADTVFSFDHVFWINGKSPCFLRDLDARRIAKTLLPEDSQPFLVVFEDVPPLDPERVGLLSREMDRLLDRECEVLVTCVPTCDAFDCHRDRVKLGSEELLLTDEEVDVLRTSRERSEAPASTISPACRVAGMLWGPPDAGESFLASALNEELPADLLLCFFVILSLQRGSLDDITAFGPCDTAQAALLAERYPYLGIDCQAERFDAAPFSDKDIATAFSSCLDRAAERSLFPDRDVLVARVADALVARHRFDRACGLVRLLASRSQRAHWLALHDCELIGEACLIPAHEVYRSLSGESGDDFAALAVAEAVRRALLGDRRAACSAARRVAQDAAASLKTRTTAALVLAKCADKSERQRAGALVAALGTAAAEEKRVQEMMPACEAQEDLGWVAAASVHTALAQSYAEGAEAWVDWYDRGVRGCALGLSSAWVLDRAGRQADYIVDPNGASSRIRSEALDRLASIVRIKVNGDRGHIGLAQALAGAAYEKACEQGVVVQPGLDAATTLAVRRFEATVFAQRSTYEHIERDRADQRRSFVATHPDTFRSASPAQESMPVTTHPILTVNLFGGFEVRIGQTRIDPARFRRQKVKTLLALLVLNRGKEYSRDKLVSLLWPESNLEAARKNFYGIWSMLRRALSTSAGTCPYLIRQQNGLRLDASLLVSDVDQFDEVCRTLLFERPGYGGWAYLYDQVSNKFSDDLVPSENDNDAIVSLRLDYRNRLVDALVAASTRLIAAGDVQEGLWFARAALQRDRTREDAYTALMRAQVSASQRTAALETYFACRRFLTDELGIDPSLETMALYHEIIETEEILE, from the coding sequence ATGCCCGATTTCCTTACGAGAGCGGCTTGTCGCGGTCGTCGTCCACGCCACTTGGTTACTCATCGTCACATTTCACGTCCCCATCTTGTTGCGAAACTCCTGCGAGAACGTCACGTTGCTCGTTTTATCGTTGCGCCTGATGGATTTGGGAAAAGTGCACTCTCCTTTGAGTATGCCGATACGGTATTCTCGTTTGATCACGTCTTTTGGATCAATGGGAAAAGCCCCTGTTTTCTGCGCGACCTCGATGCGCGTCGTATTGCCAAAACGCTTTTGCCTGAAGACTCTCAACCGTTTCTCGTGGTGTTTGAAGATGTTCCGCCGCTTGATCCGGAGCGGGTTGGGCTGTTGTCGCGGGAGATGGATCGCCTGCTTGACCGGGAATGCGAGGTGCTGGTCACCTGCGTGCCCACCTGTGACGCGTTTGATTGCCATCGTGATCGAGTCAAACTCGGGTCTGAAGAATTGCTTTTGACCGATGAGGAGGTGGACGTTTTGCGGACTTCGCGCGAGCGGAGCGAAGCGCCCGCTTCTACCATTTCACCGGCCTGTCGTGTCGCGGGAATGCTGTGGGGTCCTCCCGATGCGGGGGAGTCCTTTTTAGCGTCCGCGTTGAACGAGGAGCTTCCGGCCGACCTTTTGCTCTGCTTCTTCGTGATCCTTTCGCTTCAGCGGGGTTCTTTGGATGATATAACCGCCTTTGGTCCGTGCGACACTGCCCAAGCTGCCCTTTTGGCCGAGCGCTATCCCTATCTTGGTATTGACTGTCAGGCGGAAAGGTTCGATGCCGCGCCGTTTTCCGACAAGGACATCGCGACTGCGTTTTCTTCGTGTCTTGACCGAGCGGCTGAGCGTTCTCTGTTTCCTGACCGGGACGTGCTGGTGGCACGAGTGGCTGACGCTTTGGTTGCGCGCCATCGTTTTGATCGAGCCTGCGGGTTGGTGCGTCTGTTGGCTTCGCGTTCCCAGCGTGCGCACTGGCTTGCTTTGCACGATTGTGAGCTTATCGGCGAAGCGTGTCTTATTCCGGCGCATGAGGTATATCGCTCTCTTTCGGGGGAATCGGGAGATGACTTTGCGGCGCTTGCTGTGGCGGAGGCGGTGAGACGCGCCTTGTTGGGGGATCGTCGCGCTGCGTGCTCGGCGGCACGACGCGTCGCGCAAGATGCCGCAGCATCGTTAAAGACGCGAACGACCGCAGCGCTCGTTCTTGCAAAGTGTGCTGACAAAAGCGAGCGACAGCGGGCGGGAGCGTTGGTTGCCGCCCTTGGCACCGCCGCAGCTGAGGAGAAGAGGGTGCAAGAAATGATGCCCGCTTGCGAGGCACAGGAAGATCTTGGTTGGGTGGCGGCGGCATCGGTTCATACGGCCCTTGCTCAGTCGTATGCAGAAGGCGCCGAGGCCTGGGTCGATTGGTATGATCGGGGAGTCCGCGGGTGTGCGTTGGGGCTTTCTTCGGCGTGGGTATTGGATCGGGCCGGCAGGCAAGCCGACTACATTGTCGACCCAAACGGGGCTTCGTCCCGCATTCGCTCGGAAGCGCTTGATCGATTGGCCTCTATCGTGCGTATAAAGGTCAACGGAGATCGCGGTCATATCGGCCTTGCTCAAGCCCTAGCGGGGGCTGCGTATGAAAAGGCCTGCGAGCAGGGCGTGGTGGTGCAACCGGGACTTGATGCCGCAACGACGCTCGCCGTTCGCCGTTTCGAGGCGACCGTGTTTGCGCAGCGAAGCACCTACGAACATATCGAACGCGATCGCGCTGATCAGCGTCGCTCGTTCGTTGCAACGCACCCCGACACGTTTCGCTCGGCATCGCCGGCGCAAGAGAGCATGCCTGTGACGACGCACCCCATTCTGACGGTAAATCTTTTTGGCGGATTCGAGGTACGCATCGGGCAGACTCGCATCGATCCGGCACGCTTTCGCCGTCAAAAAGTCAAAACGCTGCTCGCTTTGCTTGTGCTCAATCGGGGAAAGGAATACTCGCGTGACAAGCTGGTCTCGTTGCTGTGGCCTGAAAGCAATCTCGAAGCGGCGCGAAAGAATTTTTACGGCATTTGGTCGATGCTTCGTCGTGCGTTATCGACGTCCGCCGGCACGTGCCCCTATCTTATTCGCCAACAAAATGGACTCAGACTTGATGCGAGCTTGCTGGTCAGCGATGTCGATCAATTCGATGAGGTGTGTCGCACGCTTCTCTTTGAACGTCCTGGGTATGGAGGGTGGGCCTATTTGTACGATCAGGTAAGCAACAAGTTTTCGGACGATCTTGTGCCAAGCGAAAATGACAACGATGCCATCGTGTCGTTGCGGCTTGACTATCGCAATCGCCTGGTGGATGCGCTCGTGGCTGCTTCGACGCGCCTTATTGCGGCAGGGGATGTGCAGGAAGGATTGTGGTTCGCGCGTGCTGCGCTTCAGCGAGATCGAACGCGAGAAGACGCCTATACCGCTCTTATGCGTGCGCAGGTGTCGGCCAGCCAGCGCACAGCAGCGCTTGAAACCTACTTCGCTTGTCGGCGATTCCTTACCGACGAGCTGGGTATAGACCCTTCTCTCGAAACGATGGCCTTGTATCACGAGATTATTGAGACGGAAGAAATTCTTGAGTGA
- a CDS encoding P1 family peptidase, whose protein sequence is MLQPATLADLPAFCCGHADDPQGGTGCTVCIAPDGATCGVDVRGGGPATRETDLLKPENMIEAVHAVVLSGGSAFGLAASTGVMDELAARGIGFPVETARVPIVVGACLFDLLVGESVHPDAAMGREAAKKALVAGAGAALSEGNVGAGCGASVGKLLGGERAMKAGLGIYGLRLGDLVAVAIVAVNALGNVRTTDGTWIAGCRNDDGRVMDPLEALYLVAQNAAPKKSGPCENTTIGVVLTNARLTKAQATKVSSTVHDAYARAIKPVHTSGDGDTVFTFASGEVKADYDITAVLATEAMQGALERAVTQAEGAYELPAARDLAAH, encoded by the coding sequence ATGCTGCAACCCGCCACCCTTGCCGACCTGCCCGCCTTTTGCTGTGGTCACGCCGATGACCCCCAAGGCGGAACCGGCTGTACCGTTTGTATCGCGCCCGACGGTGCGACGTGCGGGGTTGATGTGCGCGGCGGAGGACCGGCTACCCGCGAGACAGATCTTCTGAAACCTGAAAACATGATCGAAGCGGTACATGCCGTCGTGCTCTCGGGCGGGAGTGCTTTCGGCTTGGCGGCCTCGACGGGTGTCATGGATGAACTCGCCGCACGCGGCATTGGGTTTCCCGTAGAGACCGCCCGCGTACCTATCGTCGTGGGAGCCTGTCTGTTTGACCTCCTTGTAGGCGAATCCGTCCACCCCGATGCCGCCATGGGGCGCGAAGCTGCGAAAAAGGCGCTTGTCGCGGGCGCGGGCGCTGCACTTTCGGAGGGCAACGTAGGCGCGGGTTGCGGAGCTTCCGTCGGAAAGCTGCTGGGCGGCGAGCGAGCCATGAAGGCGGGATTGGGAATATACGGACTGCGTCTCGGCGACCTCGTTGCGGTAGCGATAGTCGCCGTCAACGCGCTTGGCAACGTACGGACGACCGATGGCACCTGGATTGCGGGATGTCGCAATGATGACGGAAGAGTCATGGATCCCCTTGAAGCGCTCTACCTCGTAGCGCAAAACGCTGCACCGAAAAAGTCAGGGCCGTGCGAAAACACCACTATCGGCGTCGTACTCACCAACGCGCGTCTGACCAAAGCGCAGGCGACAAAAGTTTCCTCGACCGTGCATGATGCCTATGCGCGCGCCATCAAGCCGGTGCACACCTCAGGCGACGGCGACACCGTATTCACGTTCGCGTCGGGCGAGGTAAAAGCCGACTACGATATCACAGCCGTACTGGCCACCGAAGCCATGCAAGGGGCCCTTGAGCGCGCCGTGACGCAAGCCGAGGGCGCTTACGAATTGCCCGCCGCCCGCGACCTCGCGGCGCACTAA
- a CDS encoding chloride channel protein, which produces MEGAKIANRTLFVAAVIITGAVAGAFVWFLLFAMNTGIAFLWNWLPARFGPLFPLAACLVGGLVIGLFAKRFGPYPEDLNEVMGKVKRDGRYDYDKLGVVSVAALLPLVFGGSIGPEAGLTGAIAGICTWVGDRMKRFGADFHELTSVGTMAALSAIFTAPLFGFAAPLYGDGREENGGQTITLPKTSKMIVYFCAIAGALGAFLGLSALFGGGMSLPRFTDIHVGVYELLWFLPLAAVGAAAGWLYGVFDGVFERLAARMGERPVIKAVLAGLVLASIGILLPFTMFAGETQAEELGEIWTTMSALALLATGFAKVLVTPLCIRFGWRGGHFFPVIFAGIAIGYGMATLTGADPVFCLCACSAALVGGVMRQPLMAALLLFLCFPVKGVVVMLAAAALGAAVPLPRALRQEPQTKEELTHSA; this is translated from the coding sequence ATGGAGGGGGCGAAGATCGCGAATCGCACGCTGTTCGTTGCAGCAGTGATCATCACCGGTGCCGTCGCGGGCGCGTTTGTATGGTTTCTCTTGTTCGCTATGAATACGGGTATCGCATTTCTTTGGAATTGGCTTCCCGCGCGTTTCGGACCGCTCTTCCCGCTTGCTGCCTGTTTGGTGGGCGGCCTGGTCATCGGACTCTTCGCCAAACGGTTTGGACCCTACCCCGAGGACCTGAACGAAGTTATGGGCAAGGTGAAGCGCGACGGGCGTTATGACTATGACAAGCTGGGCGTGGTGTCCGTCGCTGCGCTGTTGCCGCTCGTGTTTGGCGGCTCCATCGGCCCCGAGGCGGGACTTACCGGCGCCATCGCCGGCATCTGCACCTGGGTGGGCGACCGCATGAAGCGCTTCGGCGCGGACTTCCACGAGCTCACGTCGGTAGGCACCATGGCAGCGCTTTCGGCCATCTTCACAGCACCCCTGTTCGGTTTCGCCGCCCCGCTCTACGGTGACGGACGCGAGGAGAACGGCGGTCAGACCATCACCCTGCCAAAAACTTCCAAGATGATCGTCTACTTCTGTGCCATCGCTGGCGCGCTTGGCGCATTTCTGGGATTGAGCGCGCTTTTTGGCGGCGGTATGTCGCTGCCGCGATTCACCGATATCCATGTGGGAGTATATGAGCTTCTGTGGTTTTTACCCCTCGCGGCCGTAGGCGCGGCAGCAGGATGGCTCTACGGCGTGTTCGATGGAGTTTTCGAGCGCTTGGCCGCACGCATGGGTGAACGGCCCGTGATAAAAGCAGTGCTGGCCGGACTGGTACTGGCGAGCATCGGCATCCTGCTTCCCTTTACCATGTTTGCGGGTGAAACGCAGGCTGAAGAACTCGGAGAGATATGGACGACCATGAGCGCGCTTGCGCTTTTGGCCACAGGATTCGCAAAGGTATTGGTCACACCCTTGTGCATTCGCTTCGGTTGGCGCGGCGGACACTTCTTTCCCGTTATCTTTGCAGGCATCGCCATCGGCTATGGCATGGCGACCCTTACCGGCGCCGACCCCGTATTTTGTCTGTGCGCCTGTTCCGCGGCGCTCGTAGGCGGCGTTATGCGCCAGCCGCTCATGGCGGCACTGCTGCTGTTTTTGTGCTTCCCCGTGAAAGGGGTTGTCGTCATGCTGGCCGCCGCCGCACTCGGCGCCGCCGTCCCGCTGCCCCGTGCGCTACGCCAAGAACCACAAACAAAGGAAGAACTCACGCATTCGGCGTGA
- a CDS encoding addiction module antidote protein, whose amino-acid sequence MKNPFKKSIEISEFHAYDYLDSNETIAAFLSAALEENDPEFFQKALGEVARARGMAAVAQKAGVGRESLYKSLSAEGNPRFATIMDVLDALGFKLTVTPNA is encoded by the coding sequence ATGAAGAATCCCTTTAAAAAATCGATAGAGATTTCCGAATTTCATGCATACGATTATCTTGATTCCAACGAGACTATCGCCGCGTTTCTTTCTGCTGCACTTGAGGAAAACGACCCCGAATTTTTCCAAAAAGCACTCGGTGAGGTTGCTCGTGCGCGGGGTATGGCTGCGGTGGCGCAGAAAGCAGGGGTGGGGCGCGAGAGCCTGTATAAGTCGCTTTCAGCTGAAGGCAATCCGCGGTTTGCTACGATCATGGACGTGCTCGATGCTTTGGGTTTCAAGCTGACGGTCACGCCGAATGCGTGA
- a CDS encoding type II toxin-antitoxin system RelE/ParE family toxin: MGQETWTVKKTRTFERWLRRLKDRKARGRISARVFRLEEGLLGDVRSVGEGVFELRIDYGPGYRLYGTIMGAVVIVLLCAGDKGSQKRDIARAKRMAARLKAGDGDEESL; this comes from the coding sequence ATGGGTCAGGAAACGTGGACAGTCAAGAAAACTCGGACGTTTGAGCGTTGGCTGCGCAGGCTGAAAGATCGGAAGGCTCGAGGTCGTATATCAGCCCGGGTATTTCGCTTGGAAGAAGGGTTGCTCGGTGATGTGCGGTCAGTAGGCGAGGGTGTGTTTGAGCTGCGGATCGATTATGGTCCAGGGTATCGGCTATACGGCACCATAATGGGAGCAGTAGTTATTGTGCTCTTATGCGCAGGAGATAAAGGTTCTCAGAAAAGGGATATTGCTCGCGCGAAAAGAATGGCTGCAAGGTTGAAGGCAGGAGATGGTGATGAAGAATCCCTTTAA
- the rsfS gene encoding ribosome silencing factor: protein MSETTKVQQAEQTSENVRVAEAPSRECALIAARAADAKKATDIMVQEVAELIGVTDYFVIATAANNRQVEAIVDEIEEQLRMQAHVKPFHREGTQDGTWSLLDYGNFVVHVFQPETREYYRLEALWNDAPVVDLAKEAGLTDIEYSDRIAKLLGRA, encoded by the coding sequence GTGAGCGAAACAACTAAGGTGCAACAGGCAGAGCAAACTTCCGAAAACGTGCGGGTGGCAGAGGCGCCGTCCCGCGAATGCGCACTCATTGCGGCGCGTGCGGCCGATGCGAAAAAAGCAACCGATATCATGGTGCAAGAGGTGGCCGAACTTATCGGAGTGACGGACTATTTCGTTATCGCCACGGCGGCGAATAACCGCCAGGTGGAAGCCATTGTCGACGAGATCGAAGAGCAACTGCGCATGCAGGCGCACGTCAAACCGTTTCATCGCGAGGGCACGCAGGATGGTACGTGGTCGTTGCTCGACTACGGCAACTTCGTGGTGCATGTCTTTCAGCCCGAAACCCGCGAGTACTACCGCTTGGAAGCCTTGTGGAACGACGCGCCGGTGGTCGATCTTGCCAAGGAAGCGGGCCTTACCGACATTGAATACTCCGACCGCATCGCCAAATTGCTCGGTCGCGCGTAA
- the yqeK gene encoding bis(5'-nucleosyl)-tetraphosphatase (symmetrical) YqeK encodes MSDHVVADLVPRALPVEGGNVLSDEFYEARERDLEKRLRHKRFEHVKGVSQTAAALAEAYGVDVRKARLAGLLHDWDKEYSDDEARARARALKIAIEPFVLEEMPRLLHGPTAAAALRISWPELPDDVLQSIARHTAAAAGMSDLDMIIYIADAIEPERDFEGLGDLRAAAGRVPLEELFMMTFNHILSTLVERRRRLHPATVEVWNYYVARSRAAAGRREQCERNN; translated from the coding sequence ATGAGCGATCATGTGGTGGCCGATTTGGTGCCTCGGGCGCTTCCCGTCGAAGGCGGTAACGTGTTGTCGGATGAATTTTATGAGGCGCGTGAGCGTGACCTTGAAAAACGCTTACGACATAAACGTTTTGAACATGTGAAGGGTGTGTCGCAGACGGCGGCAGCGCTTGCTGAGGCCTATGGGGTCGACGTGCGCAAGGCGCGTTTAGCGGGTTTGTTGCACGACTGGGATAAGGAATATTCCGATGACGAGGCCCGTGCGCGCGCTCGTGCGCTCAAGATTGCCATCGAACCGTTTGTGTTGGAAGAAATGCCGCGCCTTCTTCATGGACCGACCGCTGCCGCGGCGCTCCGTATTTCATGGCCTGAGCTTCCCGATGACGTGCTGCAATCGATCGCGCGCCATACGGCTGCCGCAGCGGGCATGAGCGATCTTGATATGATCATTTATATCGCCGACGCCATCGAGCCTGAGCGCGACTTCGAGGGACTGGGCGATTTACGCGCAGCGGCGGGGCGTGTGCCGCTCGAAGAGCTTTTTATGATGACATTCAATCATATTCTTTCGACGCTCGTGGAGCGTCGTCGTCGCCTTCATCCGGCGACTGTCGAGGTATGGAATTACTACGTGGCCCGTTCGCGTGCAGCGGCGGGGAGAAGGGAACAGTGTGAGCGAAACAACTAA
- the nadD gene encoding nicotinate-nucleotide adenylyltransferase, which yields MSSICERFDTLGADGRPTRLGIMGGTFDPIHIGHLACAEQAREAFSLDAVIFIPAGNPVFKKDRAVTPAAHRLAMCQLAVASNPAFDVSAVEIERGGDTYTVDTLRQIRTHYPENVELYFITGADAVYHILTWHESAAIADLARLIAVTRPGYTLSEERRAFIADQGRFSIDYLEVTALAISSSDLRARVAQAKSIRYLTMQRVLDYIREQGLYIDSEGGAQ from the coding sequence GTGAGCTCTATCTGCGAGCGCTTCGATACGTTGGGGGCTGACGGGAGGCCGACGCGACTTGGCATCATGGGAGGCACGTTCGACCCTATCCATATCGGACACCTTGCTTGTGCCGAACAGGCACGCGAAGCGTTCTCGCTCGACGCGGTTATCTTCATTCCGGCGGGCAATCCGGTGTTTAAGAAGGACCGCGCCGTTACGCCGGCCGCCCACCGTTTGGCCATGTGTCAGCTTGCGGTTGCCAGCAATCCGGCGTTCGATGTGAGCGCTGTTGAAATCGAGCGCGGGGGCGACACCTATACGGTTGACACGCTGCGCCAAATACGCACCCACTATCCGGAAAACGTCGAGCTGTACTTCATCACGGGTGCAGATGCGGTGTACCACATTCTCACCTGGCACGAGAGCGCGGCTATTGCTGATCTTGCGCGGCTTATCGCGGTTACGCGTCCGGGGTACACCCTTTCGGAAGAGCGCCGTGCGTTCATTGCGGATCAGGGAAGATTCTCGATTGATTATTTGGAAGTGACCGCCCTTGCTATCTCGTCGAGCGATTTACGCGCGCGGGTCGCGCAAGCGAAGTCGATTCGTTATTTGACGATGCAGCGAGTGCTCGACTATATTCGAGAACAGGGATTATACATCGATAGCGAAGGAGGAGCGCAATGA